The DNA sequence CGCACACGTCGTACGAGATGAAAGAGGATCGGCAACAGCGCCGCGGCGAGCCCGAAGAGGAATATGGCGTTGATGACGGACAAGGGAATAGCGATTAGGGATTAGTGATTAGCGATTAGCGAATAGTGATTTGGGATTTGCTCTTCCTAGCGGTGCTTGGCCCGGGCGGCCAGGTACTGGAAGAGGGCGAAGTCGAGCGGTTGATCGGTCGTGATCAGGTTGTAGTCGATGCCCAGCACGCCGCATTCGCGCGTCAGGGTATCCTTGTAGCGGTTGAAGTTGTCCTGATAAATCTTGCGGGCGGATTCGGCCTCGAGCAGCATCTTCTCCCCGGTTTCCATGTCCTCGAACTCGACCATGTCCGAAAACGCGAAGGCGATTTCCTGGGGATCGAGGATGTGGAAGACGAGGACGTTGTGGCCGTTGTACCGAAAATGCCGGAGCCCGTCTACGATGGCTTCCGGCTCATCGAGCAGATCCGAAATCAGCACGACGAACCCCCGCCGGCGCTGGATCTCGGCCAGTTCGTGCAGCGGCTTGCCCATCGCGGTCGGCTTGCCCGGCCGGGCGTCGTGCATGTGCTGCAGGATCGTGAGCAGGTGCCCCGAAGCCCGCCGCGGCGGGATGCGCTGCACGATCTCGTCGTCGAAAAACGTCAGCCCGACGGCGTCCTGCTGCCGCGTCATGAAATAACCGAGCGACGCCGCCAGGAAAAACGCATAATCCTGCTTGGTCACCGTCGTCGAGGTGTACGCCATCGACGGGCTGATGTCGACCATCAGGTCGAACCGGGTGTTGGTCTCCTCCTCGAACTCCTTGACGTAAAGCCGGTCGGTGCGGGCGAACAGCTTCCAGTCGACGTGCATCAGGTAGTCGCCGTGGATGTACGGCCGGTACGAGACGAACTCGACGCTGGCGCCCTTGTAGGGGCTCTTGTGCAGACCCGACAA is a window from the Rhodothermales bacterium genome containing:
- a CDS encoding DUF58 domain-containing protein — translated: MPESPAIARFIKPEILSRISNLQLLARGVVEGFLSGLHKSPYKGASVEFVSYRPYIHGDYLMHVDWKLFARTDRLYVKEFEEETNTRFDLMVDISPSMAYTSTTVTKQDYAFFLAASLGYFMTRQQDAVGLTFFDDEIVQRIPPRRASGHLLTILQHMHDARPGKPTAMGKPLHELAEIQRRRGFVVLISDLLDEPEAIVDGLRHFRYNGHNVLVFHILDPQEIAFAFSDMVEFEDMETGEKMLLEAESARKIYQDNFNRYKDTLTRECGVLGIDYNLITTDQPLDFALFQYLAARAKHR